Proteins from one Limanda limanda chromosome 4, fLimLim1.1, whole genome shotgun sequence genomic window:
- the efcc1 gene encoding EF-hand and coiled-coil domain-containing protein 1, producing MMDATDSSDPYSRPARRTQWIVSTLAYHYGLDRGVENEIIVLATGLDQYLQEIFHHMDYQGAGRIPVEDFNILCELLGLNKDSEDSECAGALDSLPNELTFRHFHAKLCGHFSTKAGCLYENGRLLVGKDSEHIETQIRLRSPLKRQKQLLCVGASGGSCPSEEGRHASGCRVGSCTKECYEEIVALEEAEDRISKLEDENASLRELIEDMRAALQSSDARCLALQVGLWKSHSKHKPEDGCFVASQKQVALASNCNLKSSTYSNLKSLQNIIHEIELLQTSRDRQAEEALLCNDRLEQELWSSKETVAALEDCNRALKREQVGMRRKVEEARQALLSGLGKVKELEAKANHVPVLQRHILQLESELLYYRSEVSKLQLPGCTGGEQQLSVGSSRPGQRCCPDSQHDRCSPTGRAVTTPDKMEEQLFRSVEGQAASDEEEDKWSRDQQKQVDEVKRILTRLSCCGDRCDDKAFKKLLSNFGSSRSEESCSAVLELLERVTRLHKQLEQKESQAEIDMDQMKDSLVQELQQKAEETELLQMELQMLETERVRLSLVEEKLVDILQLLQQLRDLNVSRRSLGKILLSTLESCSDPQHGKAHILEVLNALYHELAACEILSTAGPLQRTQSQQSLNALIISC from the exons ATGATGGATGCAACAGACTCCAGTGACCCGTACAGCCGCCCGGCGCGCAGGACGCAATGGATAGTCAGCACCCTGGCTTACCACTACGGACTGGACCGGGGAGTGGAGAACGAGATCATAGTGCTGGCCACCGGCCTGGATCAGTACCTGCAGGAGATCTTCCATCACATGGACTACCAGGGGGCAGGCAGGATCCCCGTGGAGGACTTCAACATCCTGTGTGAGCTCCTGGGACTGAACAAAGACTCGGAGGACTCGGAGTGCGCCGGAGCTTTGGATAGTTTACCCAACGAGCTCACCTTCAGGCACTTCCACGCCAAACTGTGCGGACACTTCAGCACCAAGGCCGGGTGTCTCTACGAGAACGGCCGGCTGCTGGTGGGGAAGGACAGCGAGCATATCGAGACTCAGATCCGCCTCAGGAGCCCCCTGAAGCGGCagaagcagctgctgtgtgtgggtGCGAGCGGCGGCTCCTGTCCCTCCGAGGAGGGGCGGCACGCCTCCGGCTGCAGGGTCGGCTCCTGCACCAAGGAGTGCTACGAGGAGATAGTAGCTCTGGAGGAGGCCGAGGACCGGATTAGCAAACTGGAGGACGAGAATGCAAGTTTGAGGGAGCTGATCGAGGACATGAGAGCTGCACTTCAGAGCAGTGATGCCCGCTGCTTGGCCCTGCAG gtAGGACTATGGAAGAGTCACTCCAAACACAAACCAGAGGACGGCTGCTTTGTTGCCAGCCAGAAACAAGTTGCCCTTGCGAGCAACTGCAACCTGAAAAGTAGCACCTACAGCAACCTTAAGAGCCTGCAGAACATCATCCACGAGATCGAACTGCTGCAGACCTCCAGAGACCGACAGGCTGAGGAAGCCCTGTTGTGTAATgacagactggagcaggagctgTGGAGCTCCAAAGAGACTGTAGCCGCTCTGGAGGACTGCAACCGAGCTCTGAAGAGGGAGCAGGTGGGCATGAGGCggaaggtggaggaggccaGGCAGGCGCTTCTCAGTGGACTGGGTAAAGTGAAGGAACTGGAGGCCAAGGCCAATCACGTGCCAGTGCTGCAGAGACACATCCTCCAGCTGGAGTCAGAGCTCCTCTACTACAG GTCAGAGGTGTCAAAACTACAACTCCCAGGCTGCACCGGgggagagcagcagctgagtgtTGGCAGCAGCAGGCCGGGCCAGAGATGCTGCCCGGATTCGCAACATGACCGCTGTTCCCCAACAGGGCGTGCTGTGACGACGCCTGACAAAA TGGAGGAGCAGCTGTTTCGATCGGTGGAGGGCCAGGCCGCCTCTGACGAGGAAGAGGACAAGTGGAGCAGGGATCAGCAGAAGCAGGTGGACGAGGTGAAGCGGATCTTGACCAGGCTGTCCTGCTGTGGAGACAG GTGCGACGACAAGGCATTCAAGAAGCTGCTGTCCAACTTCGGGAGCTCGAGGAGTGAGGAGAGCTGCAGTGctgtgctggagctgctggagagggTGACCAGGCTGCACaagcagctggagcagaaggAGAGCCAGGCCGAGATAGACATGGACCAG atgaAGGATTCTTTGGTCCAGGAGCTCCAGCAGAAGGCAGAGGAGACCGAGCTGCTTCAGATGGAGCTGCAAATGTTGGAGACAGAGAGGGTTCGTCTGTCACTGGTGGAGGAGAAACTCGTGGAcattctgcagctcctccagcagctcagagaCCTG AACGTCTCGCGAAGGTCCCTCGGGAAAATCTTGCTCAGCACTTTGGAGTCTTGCAGCGACCCACAACACG GGAAAGCCCACATTCTGGAGGTGCTCAACGCTCTCTACCATGAACTAGCTGCCTGTGAGATTCTGTCCACTGCTGGACCTCTGCAGCGAACACAGAGTCAGCAGTCTCTGAACGCTCTCATCATCTCCTGCTAG